A section of the Roseomonas marmotae genome encodes:
- a CDS encoding patatin-like phospholipase family protein: MDHPHPQDPHATGPAGKSWCPGGSRRVALVLQGGGALGAFQAGVYEALEEAGIGLDWLAGVSIGAVNGALIAGNPPERRLAALREFWDTVTTERLWPFGLDLPEVLDSGDWLRQWQHEASAALTMLQGQPGFFTPNVPSPWLSVSGMRTATAFYDSAPLRQTLRRLVDFGRLNDGGIRLSVGAVNVGSGNFAYFDNARMRLTEDHIMASGALPPALPMIRVDGESYWDGGLVSNTPLAHLLENLEDRNTLAFQVDLFSARGPVPRSMPAVLARQKDIQYSSRTRMVTNAYRRLRALELELRRALALVPEDRLDDGQRALKRRLERLPEVVILHLIYRQQAHEGQAKDYEFSSGAMREHWHAGLEDTRATLRRGHWLAMPPPGSGIQVYDIHRP; encoded by the coding sequence ATGGACCATCCTCACCCCCAGGACCCGCACGCCACCGGCCCGGCCGGGAAGTCGTGGTGCCCGGGCGGCTCCCGCCGGGTGGCGCTGGTGCTGCAGGGTGGCGGCGCGCTGGGGGCGTTCCAGGCGGGGGTCTATGAGGCGCTGGAGGAGGCCGGGATCGGGCTGGACTGGCTCGCCGGGGTGTCCATCGGCGCCGTCAACGGCGCGCTGATCGCCGGCAATCCGCCGGAGCGGCGGCTCGCGGCGCTGCGCGAGTTCTGGGATACCGTGACCACGGAGCGGCTCTGGCCCTTCGGGCTGGACCTGCCGGAGGTGCTGGATAGCGGCGACTGGCTGCGGCAATGGCAGCACGAGGCCTCGGCGGCGCTGACGATGCTGCAGGGCCAGCCCGGCTTCTTCACGCCGAATGTGCCCAGCCCCTGGCTCTCCGTCTCCGGCATGAGGACGGCGACCGCCTTCTACGACAGCGCGCCGCTGCGGCAGACGCTGCGCCGGCTGGTGGATTTCGGGCGGCTGAACGATGGCGGCATCCGCCTCTCGGTCGGCGCCGTGAATGTCGGCAGCGGCAACTTCGCCTATTTCGACAATGCCCGGATGCGGCTGACGGAGGACCACATCATGGCCTCCGGCGCCCTGCCGCCGGCACTGCCGATGATCCGGGTGGATGGGGAGAGCTACTGGGACGGGGGCCTCGTCTCCAATACGCCGCTGGCGCATCTGCTGGAGAACCTGGAGGACCGGAACACCCTGGCTTTCCAGGTGGACCTCTTCAGCGCCCGCGGCCCGGTGCCGCGCAGCATGCCGGCGGTGCTGGCGCGGCAGAAGGACATCCAGTACAGCAGCCGCACGCGCATGGTGACCAATGCCTATCGCCGCCTGCGCGCGCTGGAACTGGAATTGCGGCGTGCCCTGGCCCTGGTGCCGGAGGACCGGCTGGATGACGGGCAGCGTGCCCTGAAACGCCGGCTGGAACGGCTGCCGGAGGTGGTGATCCTGCACCTGATCTATCGCCAGCAGGCCCATGAGGGGCAGGCCAAGGACTATGAATTCTCCTCCGGCGCGATGCGGGAGCACTGGCATGCCGGGCTGGAGGATACCCGTGCCACCTTGCGCCGCGGCCACTGGCTGGCCATGCCCCCACCAGGCAGCGGCATCCAGGTGTACGACATCCACCGGCCCTGA